A section of the Phacochoerus africanus isolate WHEZ1 chromosome 4, ROS_Pafr_v1, whole genome shotgun sequence genome encodes:
- the CAT gene encoding catalase, producing MADNRDPASDQMKHWKEQRAAQKPDILTTGSGNPIGDKLNILTAGPRGPLLVQDVVFTDEMAHFDRERIPERVVHAKGAGAFGYFEVTHDITRFSKAKVFEHVGKRTPIAVRFSTVAGESGSADTVRDPRGFAVKFYTEDGNWDLVGNNTPIFFIRDALLFPSFIHSQKRNPQTHLKDPDMVWDFWSLRPESLHQVSFLFSDRGIPDGHRHMNGYGSHTFKLVNEKGEAVYCKFHYKTDQGIKNLSVEDAARLSQEDPDYGIRDLFNAIATGNYPSWTFYIQVMTFQEAEIFPFNPFDLTKVWPHSEYPLIPVGKLVLNRNPVNYFAEVEQMAFDPSNMPPGIEPSPDKMLQGRLFAYPDTHRHRLGPNYLQIPVNCPFRARVANYQRDGPMCFQDNQGGAPNYYPNSFSAPEQTRSALEHLTCYSGDVQRFNSANEDNVTQVRTFYLNVLNEEQRKRLCENIACHLKDAQLFIQKKAVKNFSDVHPDYGARVQALLDKYNAEKPKNAVHTYVQAGSHLAAREKANL from the exons AAACCTGATATCCTGACCACTGGCTCTGGGAATCCGATAGGAGACAAACTCAATATTCTGACAGCAGGGCCCCGAGGGCCCCTTCTCGTTCAGGATGTGGTTTTCACTGATGAAATGGCTCACTTTGACCGGGAGAGAATTCCTGAGAGAGTTGTGCATGCCAAAGGAGCAG GGGCTTTTGGCTACTTTGAGGTCACACACGACATTACCAGATTCTCGAAGGCGAAGGTGTTTGAGCACGTTGGAAAGAGGACACCCATTGCAGTTCGTTTCTCCACCGTTG CTGGAGAATCGGGCTCAGCTGACACAGTTCGTGACCCTCGTGGGTTTGCAGTGAAATTTTACACAGAGGATGGTAATTGGGATCTCGTTGGAAATAATACCCCTATTTTCTTCATCAGAGATGCCCTATTG ttTCCATCCTTTATCCACAGCCAGAAGAGAAACCCTCAGACACACCTGAAGGATCCGGACATGGTCTGGGACTTCTGGAGCCTACGTCCTGAGTCTCTGCATCAG GTTTCCTTCCTGTTCAGCGATCGAGGGATTCCAGATGGACACAGGCACATGAACGGATATGGATCGCACACTTTCAAGCTGGTTAATGAGAAGGGAGAGGCGGTTTATTGCAAATTCCATTATAAG ACTGACCAGGGCATCAAAAACCTTTCCGTTGAAGATGCAGCAAGACTTTCCCAGGAAGATCCTGACTATGGCATCCGGGACCTTTTTAATGCCATTGCCACCGGCAACTATCCCTCCTGGACTTTTTACATCCAGGTCATGACATTTCAGGAGGcggaaatttttccatttaatccTTTTGATCTTACCAAG GTTTGGCCTCACAGCGAATACCCTCTTATCCCAGTTGGTAAACTGGTCTTAAACCGGAATCCAGTTAATTATTTTGCTGAGGTTGAACAGATGGCCTTTGACCCAAGCAACATGCCACCCGGCATTGAGCCCAGCCCTGACAAGATGCTGCAG GGCCGCCTATTTGCCTATCCTGACACTCACCGCCACCGCCTGGGGCCCAACTATCTTCAGATACCTGTGAACTGTCCCTTCCGCGCTAGGGTGGCCAACTACCAGCGTGATGGCCCCATGTGCTTTCAGGACAATCAAG GTGGGGCTCCAAATTACTACCCCAACAGCTTCAGTGCTCCCGAACAGACGCGTTCGGCCTTGGAACATTTGACCTGCTATTCTGGGGACGTGCAGCGCTTCAACAGTGCCAACGAAGATAATGTCACCCAG GTGCGGACTTTCTATTTGAACGTACTGAATGAGGAGCAGAGGAAACGGCTGTGTGAGAACATTGCGTGTCATCTGAAAGACGCACAACTGTTCATCCAGAAGAAAGCG GTCAAGAACTTCAGTGACGTCCATCCGGACTATGGGGCCCGCGTTCAGGCTCTTCTGGACAAATACAATGCTGAGAAACCAAAG AATGCAGTTCACACCTATGTGCAGGCTGGATCTCACTTGGCTGCAAGGGAGAAAGCTAACCTGTGA